Proteins encoded by one window of Chitinophagaceae bacterium:
- a CDS encoding DUF420 domain-containing protein yields the protein MKSSIVKDKISRYGYLVGIIIGISLIIPLIIVALIYNWINIRVMGLWVYYLPVLNACINFITSIALLWSIYAIKEMKDSKVHRKTMTFSIILGVCFLVSYVLYHASVDSVKYGDANHDYYLSGEELDSVGFLRIVYLFILLSHIFASFSVIPFVTFSFYYAITHQWDKHRNVVKYSYPIWLYVSISGVVVYLLLSPYYHY from the coding sequence ATGAAAAGTAGTATAGTAAAAGATAAAATTAGTCGTTACGGGTATTTAGTTGGTATAATTATAGGGATTTCTCTTATTATTCCGCTTATTATAGTAGCTCTCATATATAATTGGATTAATATTCGAGTGATGGGTTTATGGGTTTATTATTTACCCGTTCTTAACGCATGTATTAATTTTATTACCAGCATCGCTCTTCTTTGGAGTATTTATGCTATAAAAGAAATGAAAGATTCAAAAGTGCATAGAAAAACGATGACATTTTCTATAATTCTGGGTGTATGTTTTTTGGTTTCGTATGTCTTATATCATGCTTCTGTTGATAGTGTGAAATATGGTGATGCAAATCATGATTATTATCTTTCGGGGGAAGAATTGGATAGTGTTGGTTTTTTACGTATTGTATACCTTTTCATACTTCTTTCTCATATTTTTGCTTCCTTTAGCGTTATTCCTTTTGTAACGTTCTCTTTTTATTATGCCATTACACATCAGTGGGATAAACATAGAAATGTAGTAAAATATAGTTATCCGATATGGCTTTATGTTTCTATATCAGGAGTCGTTGTGTATCTGCTCCTTTCTCCCTATTATCACTATTAA
- the yihA gene encoding ribosome biogenesis GTP-binding protein YihA/YsxC, translated as MKITKYEFVASYTSVDQCPLSDKNEYAFIGRSNVGKSSLINMLVQDSHLAKISSTPGKTQCLNLFLINSSFYLMDMPGYGWASTSKVNKKKWKTMNETYLLDRKNLACLFVLIDSRIPPQAIDLEFIQWVGKKQIPFVLVFTKTDKLSKTAFQKNVRLFEAELHQWEYLPQMFITSAREKKGRDEILAFMEKINKDIVI; from the coding sequence ATGAAAATAACAAAGTATGAATTTGTAGCCAGTTATACTTCCGTAGATCAGTGCCCTCTTTCCGATAAAAACGAATATGCTTTTATAGGAAGATCTAATGTAGGTAAGTCTTCGCTGATAAACATGTTAGTGCAAGATTCTCATCTTGCTAAAATATCCTCTACTCCTGGTAAAACGCAGTGTTTGAATCTATTTCTCATCAATAGTTCTTTTTATCTTATGGATATGCCTGGCTATGGATGGGCAAGTACTTCCAAAGTGAATAAAAAAAAATGGAAAACAATGAATGAGACATATCTATTAGATAGAAAAAATCTTGCGTGTCTTTTTGTTTTAATAGATAGTAGAATCCCTCCTCAAGCAATAGATTTGGAATTTATACAATGGGTAGGTAAAAAGCAAATACCTTTTGTACTTGTTTTTACAAAAACAGATAAGTTATCCAAAACGGCTTTTCAAAAGAATGTGAGGCTCTTTGAAGCAGAACTTCATCAATGGGAATATCTTCCGCAGATGTTTATTACTTCTGCAAGAGAGAAAAAAGGAAGAGATGAAATTCTTGCTTTTATGGAGAAAATAAATAAAGATATTGTAATCTAA